A window of Ictidomys tridecemlineatus isolate mIctTri1 chromosome 1, mIctTri1.hap1, whole genome shotgun sequence contains these coding sequences:
- the LOC110597137 gene encoding uncharacterized protein LOC110597137, with protein sequence MRSIGRKSGLPRRQEMNLVAFEDVAVNFTQEEWALLDPSQKNLYRDVMQEVLSNLASIRDKWEDENRNPRRDLRHVISHSAKKACNNEDNGGKPYKLKLNKTSLISCTSVQRQASVHTVNESYECLTCGKECSCSIYFQKYQQSHTGEVTYRCNQCGKAFSHSSYLQVHKRIHTGERPYECKQCGKAFSCSSYLHRHKRTHTGERPYECKQCGKAFSCSSHLHRHKRTHTGERPYECKQCGKAFSCSSHLQRHKQTHTGEKPYECKQCGKVFVYSTSLWQHKRIHTGEKPYECKQCGKVFVYFASLWQHKRIHTGEKPYECMQCGKAFTNSSQLQTHKRTHTGEKPYECKQCGKTFVCLSSQMQHERIHTGEKPYECKQCGKAFTHSSQLQTHKRIHTGEKPYECKQCGKVFVYSASLWQHKRIHTGEKPYECMQCGKAFTNSSQLQTHKQTHTGEKPYECKQCGKAFVYLSLQLQHERIHTGERPYKCEQCGKAFSHSSYLQSHKQTHTGEKPYECKQCEKAFRRSSYLQRHKRTHTGEKPYECK encoded by the exons ATGAGGTCCATAGGAAGGAAGTCAGGACTCCCCAGAAggcaggaaatg AATTTGGTggcctttgaggatgtggctgtgaacttcacccagGAGGAATGGGCTTTGCTGGATCCTTCCCAGAAAAATCTCTACAGAGATGTGATGCAGGAAGTCCTTAGCAACCTGGCTTCTATAC GAGACAAATGGGAAGATGAGAACAGAAATCCCAGGAGAGATCTAAG GCACGTTATATCTCACTCTGCAAAGAAAGCATGTAACAATGAGGACAATGGAGGGAAGCCATATAAACTTAAACTGAACAAAACATCTTTAATTTCTTGTACAAGTGTTCAAAGACAAGCATCAGTGCACACTGTAAATGAATCTTATGAATGTCTGACATGTGGAAAAGAATGCAGTTGttccatatattttcaaaaataccaaCAATCTCATACTGGAGAGGTAACCTACAGATGTAatcagtgtgggaaagccttcagtcaTTCCTCTTACCTTCAAGTACATAAacgaattcatactggagagaggccctatgaatgtaaacaatgtgggaaagccttcagttgTTCCTCTTACCTTCATAGACAtaaacgaactcatactggagagaggccctatgaatgtaaacaatgtgggaaagccttcagttgTTCCTCTCACCTTCATAGACAtaaacgaactcatactggagagaggccctatgaatgtaaacaatgtgggaaagccttcagttgTTCCTCTCACCTTCAAAGACATaaacaaactcatactggagagaagccctatgaatgtaaacaatgtgggaaagtCTTTGTTTATTCTACTTCTCTTTGGCAACATAAacgaattcatactggagagaagccttatgaatgtaaacaatgtgggaaagtctttgtttattttgcttctcTTTGGCAACATAAacgaattcatactggagagaagccctatgaatgtatgcaatgtggaaaagcctttactAATTCCTCTCAACTTCAAACACAtaaacgaactcatactggagagaagccctatgaatgtaaacaatgtgggaaaaCCTTTGTTTGTTTGAGTTCCCAAATGCAACATGAacggattcatactggagagaagccctatgaatgtaaacaatgtgggaaagcctttactCATTCCTCTCAACTTCAGACACATAAacgaattcatactggagagaagccttatgaatgtaaacaatgtgggaaagtCTTTGTTTATTCTGCTTCACTTTGGCAACATAAacgaattcatactggagagaagccctatgaatgtatgcaatgtggaaaagcctttactAATTCCTCTCAACTTCAAACACATaaacaaactcatactggagagaagccctatgaatgtaaacaatgtgggaaagcctttgttTATTTGAGTTTACAATTGCAACATGAacgaattcatactggagagaggccctatAAATGTGaacagtgtgggaaagccttcagtcaTTCCTCTTACCTTCAAAGTCATAagcaaactcatactggagagaagccctatgaatgtaaacaatgtgagAAAGCCTTCAGACGTTCCTCTTACCTTCAAAGACAtaaacgaactcatactggagagaagccctatgaatgtaagtaA